TGCCATCGCGGGACACCGCGACGATGGCCACCTTGCCGTCCGTGGTTCGTCGGCCAACCACCAGGACCGTTTCGTTGGAGAACAGCGAGCGATAGTCACCTCGGCGAAGCGCCACGAGTTCTTTGCGTGCCGAACCTAGCTTCTGCGAGAGCGTGAGGGTCGTCTGCTCGGCTGCGCTCAGGGTTCCATCCCCTCGCCACAGCGCTCGATTGCCTGGATCCGCGCCGCCCCACTCGCCGTACTCGTCGCCGTAGTAGAGCAACGGCGCGCCGGGCAAGCCGAACAACCACGACAGCGCCGCTCCCAATCGCCGATAGGGCTCGTCGTCGGGGGGCGGGCCGGCCACGTTGTCCCACTGGTTGCCCGGAATGTTCTGCTCGTATCCTGGCTGACCGCGGTACGTAGCAAGCGTCACGAAGCGTTGAGAATCGTGGCTGCCGATGAAGGGCGTCATGATGCTGCCGCTCGGGTACTGCTCCTGACTCGTCTGCGCCCAGAAGTCGGCATGCAGCATGCCCGACTGATCGTAGGCGAACACGCGATAGGGCACCGCGTGATAGAGCACGAAGTCGAACTGGCCATCGAGGGCGTGAGGGCCGATATATTGGCTGATCGTGCCGTACTGGTCCTTGTTGCAGTCCACGCCGCAATCGCTCCAGCCCATGGCCGTTTCGCCCATCAGGAAGTACTTGGCGCCGCCCGCCTCGAACTCCTCCCGCACGCGGGTCGACAGGTTCGTGATCGCCGCATCCTCGACATGCTTGACGGCGTCGACCCGGATGCCGTCTAGATCGAACTCCGAGAGCCACCACACCGCGTCGTCGACGAACTGCTCGCCCGCGTCGAAGTTGGTCCAGTTCACGTCCGGCAGGTAGGGCGTGAAGAGGCACTCCAGGCGCTGGGCGGTCCAGTCGCACCCTGCCGTGCCGCACACGCATCCGGTGCGAAACCAGCTCGGGTGCTGCTTGAAGTACTCGTGGTCTTCGTGCACGTGGTTGACCACGTAGTCGATCAAGATGCGAATGCCGTGGGCGTGGGCTTCTTTCACCATCGCCTTGAGCGCCGCTTCGCCGCCCAACCGCGGATCGACTTCGCGTGCCTTCGTCGGCCAGTACCCGTGGTAGCCCGTGACCAGATGCACGTTGTCCGAGGCCAGATAGGGTGAGGTGGGGTTGGTTTGGAAAGGCGTGAGCCACAGTGCGCGCACGCCCAACTTGTCCAGGGTTCCGTCGGCGATCTTCTGGCGAATGCCCTCCAGATCGCCGTTCTTGAAATCTCCGCGGGCGTCCTGCACGCCGCTGGTCGGCGCTGCGTCGTTGCTGGTATCCCCGTTCTTGTAGCGGTCCGTGACG
This genomic stretch from Polyangiaceae bacterium harbors:
- a CDS encoding alpha-amylase family glycosyl hydrolase yields the protein MWKWSALALGALLIGTGCTDDADPQKPGGFAGSGGSGGSGGGTGGNSGMMCPTRVTYTPPAGQAPSSIALAGEWNDFDSSVPMEGPDASGTFSTTVDLSPGTWGYKLVFNGDDWRLDDSQGYRKYVNGTENSGLRVRDCALPALHVEAKAHARPSAGAGTFTATLRYEAPVTGEDIASASGTLSHGGTTSDLPASAVTVQGGKVELSLSGLADGKYTVNVTATDKKGGQSEAARLVFWIEAEGFDWRDALIYMIVTDRYKNGDTSNDAAPTSGVQDARGDFKNGDLEGIRQKIADGTLDKLGVRALWLTPFQTNPTSPYLASDNVHLVTGYHGYWPTKAREVDPRLGGEAALKAMVKEAHAHGIRILIDYVVNHVHEDHEYFKQHPSWFRTGCVCGTAGCDWTAQRLECLFTPYLPDVNWTNFDAGEQFVDDAVWWLSEFDLDGIRVDAVKHVEDAAITNLSTRVREEFEAGGAKYFLMGETAMGWSDCGVDCNKDQYGTISQYIGPHALDGQFDFVLYHAVPYRVFAYDQSGMLHADFWAQTSQEQYPSGSIMTPFIGSHDSQRFVTLATYRGQPGYEQNIPGNQWDNVAGPPPDDEPYRRLGAALSWLFGLPGAPLLYYGDEYGEWGGADPGNRALWRGDGTLSAAEQTTLTLSQKLGSARKELVALRRGDYRSLFSNETVLVVGRRTTDGKVAIVAVSRDGNATTSAVTLPASLGLSDGQVLKDRLGGANVTVTGGSVSITLQPYASAVLAP